A single Pseudodesulfovibrio aespoeensis Aspo-2 DNA region contains:
- a CDS encoding dissimilatory sulfite reductase D family protein, with the protein MALDPAAAKAEILKFCEEKSASKSKFYFNDFTKLFPDEKTRDVKKLLTQLVQEEKMVFWSSGSTTMYGLAGAGKQAASEGEG; encoded by the coding sequence ATGGCACTCGATCCCGCAGCAGCAAAAGCCGAAATCCTCAAATTTTGCGAAGAAAAATCAGCCAGCAAGTCGAAGTTCTACTTCAATGACTTCACCAAGCTCTTCCCGGACGAGAAGACCCGTGACGTCAAAAAGCTGCTGACCCAGTTGGTTCAGGAAGAAAAGATGGTGTTCTGGTCCTCCGGGTCCACCACCATGTATGGTCTGGCCGGTGCGGGCAAGCAGGCCGCTTCCGAGGGCGAAGGATAG
- a CDS encoding IS110 family RNA-guided transposase: protein MAKYSVSRISDFLEAFEGREIHVGVDVHKLSYHVAVRREDGACETWVAPAKPYDLVLALLELGQPIAQVTYESGPTGFGLCRAMEEAGIDCCVVAPSKVPRAVVAGSKTDRLDCIKLADYAAKGMLKGIAVPTPAEEGERSLIRRRSQIVDNIRRAKLRIKSLLLYVGAEEPPGLSQWSGQAVGRLSTLQIEPAAKLTLDSLLRELSWQKVELKEIEATLSMIMVKRHEEAMKRLRTVPGVGPTVATTFLLEVFRPERFQCHEQVVSYLGLAPTVRQSGERSSRGRLVPVGQKRLRSLLVESAWIWQAKVPKIKERYNQLVAKTGVPQKAIAAIARLLAIVLWRLSLSGRCYQSS from the coding sequence ATGGCAAAGTATTCAGTATCACGAATCAGCGATTTTCTGGAAGCGTTTGAAGGCCGGGAGATTCACGTCGGCGTGGACGTTCACAAACTCAGTTATCATGTGGCGGTGCGTCGCGAGGATGGGGCTTGTGAGACATGGGTAGCGCCTGCCAAGCCATATGATTTGGTCCTGGCGTTGCTCGAATTGGGGCAGCCAATAGCACAGGTCACTTATGAATCCGGCCCAACGGGTTTTGGGCTATGTCGGGCCATGGAAGAGGCTGGCATAGATTGCTGCGTGGTTGCCCCGAGCAAGGTTCCCCGTGCTGTGGTTGCGGGGTCAAAGACAGATCGGTTGGACTGTATCAAACTGGCCGACTATGCCGCCAAGGGCATGCTTAAGGGGATCGCCGTGCCTACTCCTGCCGAGGAAGGAGAGCGCAGCCTGATTCGCCGCAGGTCGCAGATTGTCGACAACATCCGCCGCGCCAAGTTACGGATCAAGTCGTTGCTGCTTTACGTCGGCGCGGAGGAGCCGCCAGGGCTATCGCAGTGGTCCGGGCAAGCCGTTGGGAGACTGTCGACTCTTCAAATCGAGCCTGCCGCCAAGTTGACGCTGGACAGCCTGTTGCGCGAGTTGTCTTGGCAGAAGGTGGAGCTAAAAGAGATCGAGGCGACTCTGTCCATGATCATGGTAAAACGGCATGAAGAGGCTATGAAGCGGCTGCGGACGGTCCCCGGCGTCGGCCCGACGGTCGCCACCACGTTTTTGCTGGAGGTCTTTCGTCCGGAGCGTTTTCAGTGTCATGAACAGGTCGTGTCGTATCTCGGTCTTGCGCCGACGGTTCGCCAAAGTGGTGAGCGATCATCACGCGGCCGACTTGTTCCTGTCGGACAAAAACGATTGCGAAGCCTCCTGGTCGAATCCGCTTGGATATGGCAGGCAAAAGTTCCTAAAATCAAAGAACGTTACAACCAGCTTGTCGCAAAAACAGGAGTGCCGCAAAAAGCCATTGCAGCCATAGCTCGCCTCCTGGCAATCGTTTTATGGCGTTTGAGTCTTTCGGGCCGTTGTTATCAAAGTTCATAA
- the rdgB gene encoding RdgB/HAM1 family non-canonical purine NTP pyrophosphatase → MEAIVLATGNKGKIRELSVMLEPFGVRVRSLSEFPEIGEIPETGETFLENALIKARTVAGATGLVAVADDSGIEVDALDGRPGVYSARYAGEACDDHANNEKMLAELRGVPDEQRMGRYRCVMVAVAPSGECIDADGSYDIRVGHGYKGSGGFGYDVIVVDPELGCHVAELDPEVKNLRSHRGKAMRGLLAKWPDFWARVGK, encoded by the coding sequence GTGGAGGCCATTGTCCTTGCCACCGGCAACAAGGGAAAGATCCGCGAGCTTTCGGTCATGCTTGAGCCGTTCGGGGTCCGGGTGCGCAGTCTGTCCGAGTTCCCGGAGATCGGGGAGATACCCGAGACCGGCGAGACCTTTCTGGAAAACGCGCTGATCAAGGCGCGCACCGTGGCCGGGGCCACCGGGCTGGTGGCCGTGGCAGACGATTCGGGCATCGAGGTGGACGCCCTGGATGGCCGGCCCGGCGTGTATTCGGCCCGCTACGCGGGCGAGGCGTGCGACGACCACGCCAACAACGAGAAGATGTTGGCCGAGCTGCGCGGCGTGCCAGACGAGCAGCGCATGGGTCGCTACCGCTGCGTCATGGTGGCCGTGGCCCCGTCAGGCGAGTGCATCGACGCGGACGGCAGCTACGATATCCGCGTGGGTCATGGCTACAAGGGCAGCGGCGGCTTCGGCTACGATGTCATTGTCGTGGACCCGGAGCTTGGCTGCCACGTGGCCGAGCTTGATCCCGAGGTCAAGAACCTCCGCTCCCACCGGGGCAAGGCCATGCGCGGGCTGCTCGCCAAATGGCCGGACTTTTGGGCCAGGGTCGGCAAATAG
- the serS gene encoding serine--tRNA ligase, with product MLDLKLMQKTPDLVRESLKKRGSKIDVQEFLTLDERRKSLIAEGETLKAERNAAGPEIAKCKKSGQDASALLARMAEVSERVKTLDAELTEVETAERDWLMSVPNMPHESVPVGASEADNPVVRSWGEKPVMDFEPKEHWELGTALGGLDFERAAKLAGSRFALSFGWCARLERALAQFMLDTQTTLHGYTEVIPPYIVNRRTMTGTGQLPKFEEDLFKLEGVDSFLIPTAEVPLTNIYAGEVIDEAALPVKFCAHTPCFRSEAGSYGKDTKGLIRLHQFHKVEMVNFAHPDTSYEALEAMTAAAEKILQLLGIHYRVIELCTGDMGFGATKTYDIEVWLPGQNQYREISSCSNCGDFQARRADIRFRSPGSKKNQYVHTLNGSGLAVGRCLVAVMENGQRADGSIVIPDALKPYMGGLEVVEAK from the coding sequence ATGCTTGATCTCAAATTGATGCAAAAGACCCCGGACCTGGTCCGGGAAAGCCTGAAAAAACGCGGCTCGAAAATCGACGTGCAGGAATTCCTGACCCTCGACGAACGCCGCAAGAGCCTCATCGCCGAAGGCGAAACCCTCAAGGCCGAGCGCAACGCCGCCGGGCCTGAAATCGCCAAATGCAAAAAATCCGGCCAGGACGCATCTGCCCTGCTCGCCCGGATGGCCGAAGTCTCCGAGCGGGTCAAGACCCTGGACGCCGAGCTGACCGAGGTCGAGACCGCCGAGCGCGACTGGCTCATGTCCGTGCCCAACATGCCGCACGAGTCCGTGCCCGTGGGCGCGAGCGAGGCGGACAACCCGGTGGTGCGCTCCTGGGGCGAGAAGCCGGTCATGGATTTCGAGCCCAAGGAACACTGGGAGCTTGGCACGGCCCTGGGCGGCCTGGATTTCGAGCGCGCGGCCAAGCTGGCCGGTTCGCGCTTTGCCTTGAGCTTTGGCTGGTGCGCCCGGCTGGAGCGCGCCCTGGCCCAGTTCATGCTCGACACCCAGACCACGCTGCACGGCTACACCGAGGTCATCCCGCCCTACATCGTCAACCGCAGGACCATGACCGGCACGGGCCAATTGCCCAAGTTCGAGGAGGACCTGTTCAAGCTTGAGGGCGTGGACTCTTTTCTCATCCCCACCGCCGAGGTGCCCCTGACCAACATCTATGCGGGCGAGGTCATCGACGAGGCAGCCCTGCCCGTCAAGTTCTGCGCGCATACGCCCTGTTTCCGTTCCGAGGCAGGCTCCTACGGCAAGGACACCAAGGGGCTGATCCGGCTGCACCAGTTCCACAAGGTGGAGATGGTCAACTTCGCCCACCCGGACACATCCTACGAGGCCCTGGAGGCCATGACCGCAGCAGCGGAAAAGATATTGCAGTTGCTCGGCATCCACTACCGGGTCATCGAGCTGTGTACCGGCGACATGGGCTTTGGCGCGACCAAGACCTACGACATCGAGGTCTGGCTGCCCGGCCAGAACCAGTACCGCGAGATATCCTCCTGCTCCAACTGCGGCGATTTCCAGGCCCGCCGGGCGGACATCCGGTTCCGCTCGCCCGGGTCCAAAAAGAATCAGTACGTGCACACCCTCAACGGTTCGGGCCTGGCTGTGGGCCGCTGTCTGGTGGCGGTCATGGAGAACGGCCAGCGGGCCGACGGCTCCATCGTCATCCCTGACGCGCTCAAGCCCTACATGGGTGGCCTTGAGGTGGTTGAGGCCAAGTAG
- a CDS encoding YkgJ family cysteine cluster protein, producing the protein MTPEATCKRCGDCCRNGGPALHRQDLPLIQDGTIPLADIVTLRPGEWAYDQPAKRLLPLGEEILKIKGRDSAWTCIYYSPEGRACGLYETRPIECQLLFCRDIEPIAAMYDKDRLTRADLLPTGHPLLDLVRGHDEKCAPLRMEEAAKMARAGDAEAGADLKEMVVFDMELRRLTQEKSGMARNINDFLFGRPLRTLLRAMNINVYEVGGSVRFGFDQEGK; encoded by the coding sequence ATGACACCAGAAGCCACCTGCAAGCGGTGCGGGGACTGTTGCCGCAACGGCGGGCCTGCCCTGCACCGCCAGGATCTCCCCCTGATCCAGGACGGCACCATTCCCCTTGCCGATATCGTCACCCTGCGCCCCGGCGAGTGGGCCTATGACCAGCCCGCCAAGCGTCTGCTCCCCCTTGGCGAGGAGATTCTCAAGATCAAGGGGCGCGACAGCGCCTGGACCTGCATCTACTACAGCCCCGAGGGCCGCGCCTGCGGCCTGTACGAGACCAGACCCATCGAATGCCAGCTGCTCTTCTGCCGCGACATTGAGCCCATCGCCGCCATGTACGACAAGGACCGCCTGACCAGGGCCGACCTGCTCCCGACCGGCCACCCCCTGCTCGATCTGGTCCGCGGGCACGACGAAAAATGCGCCCCCCTGCGCATGGAGGAGGCCGCCAAGATGGCGCGGGCAGGCGACGCCGAGGCTGGCGCGGACCTCAAGGAGATGGTGGTCTTCGACATGGAACTGCGCCGCCTGACCCAGGAAAAATCGGGCATGGCGCGCAACATCAACGATTTTCTCTTCGGCAGGCCGCTGCGGACCCTGCTGCGAGCCATGAACATCAACGTCTACGAGGTGGGCGGCTCTGTCCGCTTCGGTTTCGATCAGGAAGGCAAGTGA
- the dsrB gene encoding dissimilatory-type sulfite reductase subunit beta, protein MAFISSGYNPGKPMEGRISDIGPRHFGEFLPPVIAKNFGQWDYHEILEPGVLCHTALSGDKAYTVRCGSARLITVSHVREICAIADKFAGGNLRFTTRNNIEFIVDNKKAALDLKAYLNGLKFPGGSHKFPVGGTGAGVTNIVHTQGWVHCHTPATDASGTVKVTMDAVFDDFQNMKLPAPVRISMACCLNMCGAVHCSDIAILGIHRKPPLIDHEYLDNLCEIPLAVAACPTGAVRPSKVELDGKTYKTVAIKEDRCMFCGNCYTMCPSLPLSDGEGDGIAIMVGGKISNRITKPAFSKVVVPFIPNEPPRWPTLTKVIKKILDTYAAEANKYERLGDWANRIGWERFFEKCELEFTAHLIDDFRDPAYYTWRQTSQFKW, encoded by the coding sequence ATGGCTTTCATTTCTTCCGGATACAATCCCGGCAAACCGATGGAAGGTCGGATTTCCGACATCGGTCCTCGCCACTTTGGTGAGTTCCTGCCCCCGGTCATCGCGAAAAACTTCGGCCAGTGGGACTATCACGAGATCCTTGAGCCCGGCGTTCTGTGCCACACCGCCCTTTCCGGCGACAAGGCATACACCGTGCGTTGCGGCTCCGCCCGCCTGATCACCGTGTCCCACGTTCGTGAAATCTGCGCGATCGCCGACAAGTTCGCTGGCGGCAATCTGCGTTTCACGACCCGTAACAACATCGAGTTCATCGTCGATAACAAAAAGGCCGCCCTGGACCTGAAGGCGTACCTCAACGGCCTGAAGTTCCCCGGTGGTTCCCACAAGTTCCCGGTCGGCGGCACCGGTGCCGGTGTTACCAACATCGTGCACACCCAGGGTTGGGTCCACTGCCACACCCCGGCCACCGATGCCTCCGGCACGGTCAAGGTCACCATGGACGCCGTCTTCGACGACTTCCAGAACATGAAGCTGCCGGCCCCGGTCCGCATCTCCATGGCCTGCTGCCTGAACATGTGCGGCGCGGTGCACTGCTCCGACATAGCCATCCTGGGCATCCACCGCAAACCGCCTCTCATCGACCACGAGTACCTGGACAACCTGTGCGAGATTCCGCTGGCCGTGGCTGCCTGCCCGACCGGTGCAGTGCGCCCGTCCAAGGTCGAGCTTGACGGCAAGACCTACAAGACCGTGGCCATCAAGGAAGACCGGTGCATGTTCTGCGGCAACTGCTACACCATGTGCCCCTCCCTGCCCCTGTCCGATGGTGAAGGCGATGGCATCGCCATCATGGTTGGCGGCAAGATCTCCAACCGCATCACCAAGCCGGCCTTCTCCAAGGTCGTCGTTCCCTTCATTCCCAACGAGCCGCCCCGCTGGCCCACGCTGACCAAGGTGATCAAGAAGATTCTCGACACCTACGCCGCCGAAGCCAACAAGTACGAGCGGCTGGGCGACTGGGCCAACCGCATCGGTTGGGAGCGCTTCTTCGAGAAGTGTGAGCTGGAGTTCACCGCTCACCTGATCGATGACTTCCGCGACCCGGCCTACTACACTTGGCGCCAGACTTCTCAGTTCAAGTGGTAG
- the rimO gene encoding 30S ribosomal protein S12 methylthiotransferase RimO, which produces MAHHSVPAVKVFTVSLGCPKNLVDTERLLGALGPAMLPADTVAQADLALINTCGFIQPAVEESVAAILDAVRDADETRESTGRRPLVAVAGCLVSRYGQDLREELPEVDLWLSTDQLHLWPVMIAQAITHARPIPNAPRRLSTGPAYAYLKISEGCSHNCHFCTIPSIRGPHRSRPVEALLDEARTLAASVPEIIIVGQDSTSYGSDLGGDNTIKHLVSGLADLPGLAWLRLMYLYPAGLTDDLLGFLKSIGDPLLPYFDIPLQHAHPDVLASMGRPFARNPRKVIDRVRAHFSDAALRTTFIVGYPGETDEHFDHLMRFVEETRFHHLGVFPYWPEDGTPAAALPDPVDDQTKLDRRDALMALQADISREIMESHVGQTLPVLIEAPSPEWPGLFTGRTWFQAPEVDGTTYVSTPPDTTLTPGTIVTIEIDKADTYDLSGLV; this is translated from the coding sequence ATGGCGCACCATTCTGTCCCTGCTGTCAAGGTGTTCACGGTCAGCCTCGGCTGCCCCAAAAACCTCGTGGACACCGAGCGGCTGCTCGGCGCGCTCGGCCCGGCCATGCTCCCGGCGGACACCGTTGCCCAAGCCGACCTGGCCCTGATCAACACCTGCGGCTTCATCCAGCCTGCGGTCGAGGAATCCGTGGCCGCCATCCTCGACGCTGTGCGCGATGCCGACGAAACCCGCGAAAGCACCGGCAGACGCCCGCTGGTGGCCGTGGCCGGCTGCCTTGTCAGCCGCTATGGGCAGGACCTGCGCGAGGAGCTGCCCGAAGTCGATCTCTGGCTCTCCACCGACCAGCTCCACCTCTGGCCCGTCATGATCGCCCAGGCCATCACCCACGCCCGCCCCATCCCGAACGCGCCCCGCCGACTCTCCACCGGCCCGGCCTACGCCTATCTCAAGATCAGCGAAGGGTGCTCCCACAACTGCCACTTCTGCACCATCCCCTCCATCCGCGGTCCGCACAGAAGCCGCCCGGTGGAAGCCCTCCTGGACGAGGCGCGCACCCTGGCCGCCAGCGTCCCTGAAATAATCATCGTCGGCCAGGACTCGACCTCCTACGGCTCGGACCTCGGCGGCGACAACACCATCAAGCATCTCGTCTCCGGCCTGGCCGACCTCCCCGGCCTCGCCTGGCTCAGGCTCATGTATCTCTACCCCGCCGGGCTTACCGACGACCTGCTGGGCTTCCTCAAATCCATCGGCGACCCCCTGCTGCCCTACTTCGACATCCCGCTCCAGCACGCCCACCCCGACGTGCTCGCCTCCATGGGCCGCCCCTTTGCCCGCAACCCGCGCAAGGTCATCGACCGCGTGCGCGCCCACTTCTCCGATGCCGCCCTGCGCACCACCTTCATCGTCGGCTATCCCGGCGAAACCGACGAACACTTCGACCACCTGATGCGCTTTGTCGAGGAAACCCGCTTCCACCACCTCGGCGTCTTCCCTTACTGGCCCGAGGACGGCACCCCCGCCGCCGCCCTGCCCGATCCGGTGGACGACCAGACCAAACTCGACCGCCGCGACGCCCTCATGGCCCTCCAGGCCGACATCAGCCGCGAGATCATGGAATCCCACGTCGGCCAGACCCTGCCCGTGCTCATCGAAGCGCCCTCCCCGGAATGGCCCGGGCTCTTCACGGGCCGCACCTGGTTCCAGGCCCCGGAAGTGGACGGCACCACCTACGTCAGCACGCCGCCCGACACCACCCTCACCCCAGGAACCATCGTCACCATCGAAATCGACAAGGCCGACACCTACGACCTCTCGGGGCTCGTCTGA
- the dsrA gene encoding dissimilatory-type sulfite reductase subunit alpha: MAKHKTPLLDQLESGPWPSFVSDIKQEAASRAKNEKGIEYQVAADCPDDLLGVLEMSYTDGETHWKHGGIVGVFGYGGGVIGRYCDQPQMFPGVAHFHTVRVAQPMGMWYNTEFLNSLMDIWELRGSGLTNMHGATGDIVLLGTSTPQLEEIFWELTHNMGVDLGGSGSNLRTPASCMGMSRCEYACYDSQELCYNLTLEYQDELHRPAFPYKFKFKFDGCPNGCVAAIARSDLGFLGTFKGPIKINQEVVAAYVGGDIAPNAGAHAGRDWGKFDIQKEVVDLCPSKCLSFEGGKLIMDHKECVRCMHCINTMPQALKIGDERGVSIFCGAKAPILDGPQMGSLLVPFIEVNKDDDYQGIKDIIEGVWDWWMEEGKNRERIGETMKRLGFAALASAAGIAADPRHVQEPRHNPYIFWKAEDVKGGWDRDLAAFRKRHQR; the protein is encoded by the coding sequence ATGGCGAAACACAAAACTCCTTTGTTGGATCAGCTGGAAAGCGGCCCGTGGCCCAGCTTCGTATCCGACATCAAACAGGAGGCGGCATCTCGCGCTAAGAATGAGAAGGGCATTGAGTATCAGGTTGCAGCCGACTGCCCTGACGATCTGCTCGGCGTTCTTGAGATGTCCTACACCGACGGTGAGACCCACTGGAAGCACGGCGGCATCGTCGGCGTTTTCGGTTACGGCGGCGGCGTTATCGGTCGTTACTGTGACCAGCCCCAGATGTTCCCCGGCGTGGCTCACTTCCACACCGTGCGTGTTGCCCAGCCCATGGGCATGTGGTACAACACCGAGTTCCTGAACAGCCTCATGGACATCTGGGAACTGCGCGGCTCCGGCCTTACCAACATGCACGGCGCCACCGGCGACATCGTGCTGCTTGGCACGTCCACCCCGCAGCTTGAGGAGATCTTCTGGGAACTGACCCATAACATGGGCGTCGACCTCGGCGGTTCCGGCTCCAACCTGCGCACCCCGGCCTCCTGCATGGGCATGTCCCGTTGCGAATACGCCTGCTACGACTCGCAGGAGCTTTGCTACAACCTGACCCTGGAATACCAGGACGAGTTGCACCGCCCGGCGTTCCCCTACAAGTTCAAATTCAAGTTCGACGGCTGCCCCAACGGCTGCGTGGCTGCCATCGCCCGTTCCGACCTCGGCTTCCTCGGCACCTTCAAGGGCCCCATCAAGATCAACCAGGAAGTCGTTGCCGCCTACGTTGGCGGTGACATCGCCCCCAACGCCGGCGCTCATGCCGGTCGCGACTGGGGCAAGTTCGACATCCAGAAGGAAGTCGTTGATCTGTGTCCGTCCAAGTGCCTGAGCTTTGAAGGCGGCAAGCTGATCATGGACCACAAGGAATGCGTCCGTTGCATGCACTGCATCAACACCATGCCCCAGGCCCTGAAGATCGGTGACGAGCGCGGAGTGTCCATCTTCTGCGGCGCCAAGGCCCCGATCCTCGACGGTCCCCAGATGGGTTCCCTGCTGGTGCCCTTCATCGAAGTCAACAAGGACGACGACTACCAGGGTATCAAAGACATCATCGAAGGTGTCTGGGACTGGTGGATGGAAGAGGGCAAGAACCGCGAGCGTATCGGTGAGACCATGAAACGTCTCGGCTTCGCCGCCCTGGCCAGCGCCGCCGGCATCGCGGCCGATCCCCGCCACGTTCAGGAGCCCCGCCACAACCCCTACATCTTCTGGAAGGCGGAAGACGTCAAGGGTGGTTGGGACCGCGATCTCGCCGCATTCCGTAAACGCCACCAGCGCTAA
- a CDS encoding malic enzyme-like NAD(P)-binding protein has protein sequence MALFTKEEALRYHSTKRKGKLEVISIKPCDNQKHLSMAYSPGVAEACRAIHADKEKVYEYTNKGNLVAVVSNGTAVLGLGNIGPEAGKPVMEGKGVLFKIFSDIDVYDININAKTPDEVVAFCKMLEPTFGGINLEDIKAPECFEIETRLKKEMGIPVFHDDQHGTAIISAAGIINALEISGKKIEDIKIVVSGAGAAAIACSNLYVHMGVRRENVFMFDSRGLIHAGRTDLNTFKAAYAQAKDHGSLADCMKGADMFLGLSVKDAISQDMVKTMAKNAIIFACANPDPEIPYPAVKEVRPDIIMGTGRSDFPNQVNNVLGFPYIFRGALDCRAVIINEEMKLACAEALAALAKEPVAQEICDAYGVDTLEYGIDYIIPKPLDPRVLTWLAPAVAKAAMDTGVAGIKLDLEQYKKDLTARMAASKARTKLVVDSFNYDI, from the coding sequence ATGGCATTGTTCACGAAAGAAGAAGCGTTGCGGTACCATTCCACCAAGCGCAAGGGCAAGTTGGAGGTCATCTCCATCAAGCCCTGCGACAACCAGAAACACCTGTCCATGGCCTATTCCCCGGGCGTTGCGGAAGCCTGCCGGGCAATCCATGCGGACAAGGAAAAAGTCTACGAATACACCAACAAGGGCAACCTTGTGGCTGTGGTCAGCAACGGCACCGCCGTGCTCGGCCTGGGCAACATCGGGCCTGAGGCGGGCAAGCCGGTCATGGAGGGCAAGGGCGTCCTGTTCAAGATTTTCTCGGACATCGATGTCTATGACATCAACATCAACGCCAAGACCCCGGACGAGGTCGTGGCGTTCTGCAAGATGCTTGAGCCCACCTTTGGCGGCATCAACCTTGAGGACATCAAGGCTCCGGAATGCTTCGAGATCGAGACCCGCCTCAAGAAGGAGATGGGCATCCCGGTCTTTCACGACGACCAGCACGGCACGGCCATCATCTCGGCTGCGGGCATCATCAACGCCCTGGAGATTTCCGGCAAGAAGATCGAGGACATCAAGATCGTGGTCTCGGGCGCGGGCGCGGCGGCCATCGCCTGCTCCAACCTCTATGTCCACATGGGCGTCAGGCGCGAGAATGTCTTCATGTTCGACTCGCGCGGCCTGATCCACGCGGGCCGCACCGACCTCAACACCTTCAAGGCGGCTTACGCCCAGGCCAAGGACCACGGCTCTCTGGCCGACTGCATGAAGGGCGCGGACATGTTCCTCGGCCTGTCGGTCAAAGACGCCATCAGCCAGGACATGGTCAAGACCATGGCCAAAAATGCCATCATCTTCGCCTGCGCCAACCCGGACCCGGAGATTCCGTACCCGGCGGTCAAGGAAGTGCGGCCCGACATCATCATGGGCACGGGCCGGTCCGACTTCCCCAACCAGGTCAACAACGTGCTCGGCTTCCCCTACATCTTCCGCGGCGCGCTCGACTGCCGGGCCGTCATCATCAACGAGGAGATGAAGCTTGCCTGCGCCGAGGCCCTGGCCGCCCTGGCCAAGGAGCCGGTCGCCCAGGAAATCTGCGACGCCTACGGCGTGGACACGCTGGAATACGGCATCGACTACATCATCCCCAAGCCGCTTGATCCGCGCGTGCTGACCTGGCTGGCCCCGGCGGTGGCCAAGGCCGCCATGGACACCGGCGTGGCCGGTATCAAGCTCGACCTCGAACAGTACAAGAAGGACCTCACAGCCCGCATGGCCGCCTCCAAGGCGCGCACCAAGCTGGTGGTCGATTCCTTCAACTACGACATCTAG
- a CDS encoding two-component system sensor histidine kinase NtrB produces MSATYGEDKRYVIGVIGDIPALLTFWQMFKDKANDAVLQEIGIVAVALPGGGALPEDDRGVNGHIPTYAGYREMLESHPEINLVIESTGRSGLIQDLRAHLPARVTLVERNAANFFINLLASDKIWVACKLDLLHTQNMLKTIIDQMDHEILFLDNRGEIVGMNKTVLDRLGKAKREIVGLSYCEVFTGTDKPECGFEKDPFGKTMQTRGPAETMTSEVGADGRVRYFRVYTHPVFDEEGAVNHVVAIRRDITQRTSMEHRLQQAEKLASIGELSTYMAHEIRNPLFTISGFANSLMRSGGLDDKVREKIGIILDESRRLDEILKSLLNFTRPTEAQVAEVDINELVTATMSVMSLPCENQGVTATVDLDENVARVRANPDLIKQCLINLVKNSLEAMDGGGRLLVTTTMTHNYAVLAVEDTGHGIPLEIRDKIFSPFFSTRGKGAGLGLAQTRKIIDEIGGEVDLVSRVGAGTKITLFLPPILAVADSEESA; encoded by the coding sequence GTGTCAGCAACATACGGCGAGGACAAACGGTACGTCATCGGCGTCATCGGCGACATCCCGGCTCTACTGACATTTTGGCAGATGTTCAAGGACAAGGCCAATGACGCGGTGCTTCAGGAGATCGGGATCGTGGCCGTGGCCCTGCCCGGCGGCGGTGCGCTGCCCGAGGACGACCGGGGTGTCAACGGACACATCCCGACCTATGCGGGATATCGGGAGATGCTAGAAAGCCATCCGGAGATCAACCTGGTCATCGAGTCCACGGGCCGGTCCGGGCTGATTCAGGATCTGCGCGCCCATCTGCCCGCCAGGGTTACGCTTGTTGAGCGCAATGCGGCGAATTTCTTCATAAATCTGCTCGCTTCCGACAAGATATGGGTGGCCTGCAAGCTGGACTTGCTGCACACCCAGAATATGCTCAAGACCATCATCGACCAGATGGACCACGAGATTCTCTTTCTGGACAACCGGGGCGAGATCGTGGGCATGAACAAGACGGTGCTCGACAGGCTGGGCAAGGCCAAGCGCGAGATTGTCGGGCTTTCGTACTGCGAGGTGTTCACGGGCACGGACAAGCCGGAGTGCGGGTTCGAGAAGGACCCCTTCGGGAAAACCATGCAGACCAGGGGGCCTGCGGAAACCATGACCAGCGAGGTGGGCGCGGACGGTCGGGTGCGGTATTTCCGCGTCTACACCCATCCGGTGTTCGACGAGGAGGGCGCTGTCAACCACGTGGTCGCCATCCGGCGCGACATCACCCAGCGCACGTCCATGGAGCACCGGCTGCAACAGGCCGAAAAGCTGGCCTCCATCGGTGAGCTGTCCACCTACATGGCCCACGAGATCCGCAACCCGCTCTTCACCATCAGCGGGTTTGCCAACTCGCTCATGCGCTCGGGCGGCCTGGACGACAAAGTCCGGGAGAAGATCGGCATCATCCTCGACGAATCCAGGCGGCTCGACGAGATACTCAAGAGTCTGCTCAACTTCACCCGGCCCACCGAGGCCCAGGTGGCCGAGGTGGACATCAACGAGCTGGTCACCGCGACCATGAGCGTCATGAGCCTGCCCTGCGAAAACCAGGGCGTCACGGCCACGGTGGACCTGGACGAGAACGTGGCCAGGGTGCGCGCCAACCCCGACCTGATCAAGCAGTGCCTGATCAATCTGGTCAAGAATTCGCTGGAGGCCATGGACGGCGGCGGCAGACTGCTGGTGACCACCACCATGACCCACAACTACGCGGTGCTGGCCGTGGAGGACACGGGCCACGGCATCCCGCTCGAGATCAGGGACAAGATTTTCAGCCCGTTCTTTTCCACCAGGGGCAAGGGCGCGGGCCTGGGGCTGGCCCAGACGCGCAAGATCATCGACGAGATCGGCGGCGAGGTGGATCTGGTCAGCCGCGTGGGCGCGGGCACCAAGATCACCCTGTTCCTGCCGCCCATCCTGGCGGTTGCGGATTCCGAGGAGTCCGCGTAA